In Alphaproteobacteria bacterium, one DNA window encodes the following:
- a CDS encoding type II toxin-antitoxin system RelE/ParE family toxin, whose translation MPYSQAMKIIRTKEFDRRAEKLLDEDDLAELQDTLLALPDAGDVIPASGGLRKLRWALPGRGKRGGARVIYFVLGGNGTIYLLTVYAKAEKEDLDPSEKKAWSRYATLIKEEYRHADEETRH comes from the coding sequence ATGCCTTATAGTCAAGCCATGAAGATCATACGCACCAAAGAGTTTGACCGTAGGGCGGAAAAGCTGTTGGACGAGGACGATCTGGCGGAATTGCAAGACACACTGCTTGCTTTGCCCGATGCCGGGGACGTTATCCCAGCCAGTGGCGGTCTGCGGAAGCTGCGCTGGGCATTGCCGGGTAGGGGAAAACGCGGCGGCGCGCGCGTGATCTACTTCGTCTTGGGTGGGAATGGGACGATCTATCTGCTGACCGTCTATGCCAAGGCGGAAAAAGAGGACCTAGACCCATCGGAAAAGAAAGCCTGGTCCAGGTATGCAACCCTGATTAAGGAGGAATATCGCCATGCCGATGAAGAAACAAGGCACTAA
- a CDS encoding helix-turn-helix domain-containing protein, protein MKKQGTKPRSSPLGRSVQRGLKEALAHARGEIELPSYQPASVPKLVDVARLRTRLGLSQAKFAERFGFDVTAVHAWEQHRRMPGRAARILLQVIDREPAAVLRAIGAV, encoded by the coding sequence ATGAAGAAACAAGGCACTAAGCCGCGCTCGTCGCCTCTGGGCCGGTCCGTCCAGCGCGGCCTGAAAGAGGCTCTGGCCCATGCGCGCGGCGAGATCGAGCTTCCGTCCTATCAGCCGGCCAGCGTCCCTAAGCTGGTTGACGTGGCGCGGCTGCGTACGCGGCTGGGGTTGAGCCAAGCCAAATTCGCCGAGCGGTTTGGGTTTGACGTGACCGCTGTGCATGCCTGGGAACAACATCGCCGCATGCCAGGCCGCGCGGCGCGCATCCTGCTACAAGTCATCGACCGAGAGCCAGCCGCCGTGCTTCGCGCCATCGGTGCCGTTTGA
- a CDS encoding helix-turn-helix transcriptional regulator, whose amino-acid sequence MITAKQVRMARAAMDWTIEDLAGTADLAPRTIQQVERGAGNAQETTLRKLQETFESRGLEFTPDNGVREHDRTVTILESENAYLDLLDDVSRTLGDTGGEVLIAFNQGSLSTQEVVDRWLRMRRAGVRVRALCDENDSFHRTPLKEVRLVPSRYFINQLSLLYGNKVSFNVNGRVAKKIILVENELIAAQQRNMFDFFWHNGKMPKESTCPEDQRYDALLKG is encoded by the coding sequence ATGATTACAGCCAAGCAAGTGCGTATGGCGCGCGCCGCCATGGACTGGACCATCGAAGACCTCGCCGGTACCGCAGACCTGGCCCCCAGAACGATTCAGCAGGTCGAGCGCGGCGCGGGAAACGCCCAAGAAACCACGCTTCGCAAGCTGCAAGAGACGTTCGAAAGTCGCGGCCTAGAATTCACACCCGATAACGGCGTGCGCGAGCACGACCGGACAGTGACGATCCTGGAATCGGAGAACGCCTATCTCGACTTGCTGGATGACGTTTCCCGCACGTTGGGCGATACGGGCGGCGAGGTCTTGATTGCATTCAACCAAGGCAGCCTTTCGACGCAGGAAGTGGTGGACCGATGGCTGCGTATGCGCCGCGCTGGTGTGCGTGTCCGTGCGCTATGCGATGAAAACGACAGCTTCCATCGGACGCCCCTGAAGGAAGTCCGCCTGGTGCCCAGCCGATATTTCATCAATCAGCTAAGCTTGCTCTATGGGAATAAGGTTTCTTTCAATGTGAATGGGCGCGTGGCAAAAAAGATCATCCTTGTGGAAAACGAGCTGATCGCGGCCCAGCAACGCAACATGTTCGATTTCTTCTGGCACAACGGCAAGATGCCCAAGGAAAGCACCTGCCCCGAGGACCAGAGGTATGATGCGCTGCTGAAGGGGTGA
- a CDS encoding helix-turn-helix domain-containing protein yields the protein MFGRYHLDNESQQIKCPNGNFNFTSSDYNNAMTNRIKERREAKGWSMQRLADEINPPTSAPQILRLESGERRLTIEWLERISKALECKISDLMPTELDDALADMDLSVMSAIITAVRKKIVEEKMEVDPEQEADWILTIYKQTLDTNGSDRERIVENGRLIADNVIKFHKIQSAQNALSGPAPRKSSDR from the coding sequence ATGTTTGGACGTTACCATCTTGACAATGAGAGTCAACAAATAAAATGCCCTAATGGTAATTTCAATTTTACCTCATCTGATTACAATAATGCCATGACAAATCGCATAAAAGAACGGCGCGAGGCTAAAGGTTGGTCGATGCAGCGCCTCGCCGACGAGATCAACCCGCCGACCTCCGCGCCTCAAATACTACGCCTAGAATCGGGCGAGAGACGCTTGACTATCGAATGGCTTGAGCGGATTTCGAAGGCTTTGGAATGCAAAATATCAGACCTTATGCCAACAGAGCTAGACGATGCTTTGGCGGATATGGATCTTAGCGTTATGTCTGCGATCATCACGGCTGTCCGCAAGAAAATCGTCGAAGAGAAAATGGAAGTCGATCCCGAGCAAGAGGCTGATTGGATTCTGACGATATACAAGCAGACCTTGGACACGAACGGGAGTGATCGTGAACGGATCGTCGAGAATGGCCGCCTTATCGCTGATAATGTTATTAAATTCCATAAGATACAGTCTGCCCAAAATGCACTAAGTGGGCCTGCACCGCGAAAGTCGTCCGACCGCTAA
- a CDS encoding DUF4145 domain-containing protein: MSDAPFLIYDCPHCLQPNARFTLVQEMPRYERDPSRGMVSFWRCSLCGLGMTALNKESVQIIFSNKNSFPRRHNPKIGISALRETWPKPYWHDAPGYLSDGVKKLYLEACENRKRDNLNGACMLFRRTLEVALKTAYPHPDDTPKHSLDLKKRIKWLAGNGVLTRSLYEWADEIRELGNGAAHSIETPSVAAAEDLETFTRLVLQYVFTLPEAVRLQREQRNLKEAQAV; the protein is encoded by the coding sequence ATGTCAGACGCCCCCTTCCTGATCTATGATTGTCCCCACTGCCTGCAGCCGAACGCGCGTTTTACTCTGGTGCAAGAAATGCCGCGTTATGAACGCGACCCGAGCCGCGGCATGGTTTCTTTCTGGCGATGCAGTCTGTGCGGCCTGGGCATGACGGCTTTGAACAAAGAGAGCGTTCAAATCATCTTTTCCAATAAAAATAGCTTTCCGAGGCGGCACAATCCAAAGATTGGCATCTCGGCGTTGCGCGAGACCTGGCCCAAGCCCTACTGGCACGACGCGCCTGGTTATTTGTCGGACGGAGTGAAAAAGCTTTATCTGGAGGCATGCGAGAATAGAAAGCGTGACAACCTGAACGGTGCTTGCATGTTGTTTCGACGGACGCTGGAAGTGGCGTTGAAGACAGCGTATCCGCACCCCGACGATACGCCCAAGCACAGCCTTGATCTGAAAAAGCGCATCAAATGGTTGGCGGGTAACGGCGTTCTGACCCGCAGTCTGTACGAATGGGCCGATGAAATTCGTGAGCTTGGCAACGGCGCCGCGCACAGTATAGAAACTCCCTCCGTCGCAGCAGCCGAAGACCTGGAAACCTTCACACGGCTTGTTCTGCAATATGTGTTCACATTGCCCGAAGCCGTACGGCTGCAACGAGAGCAGCGAAATCTTAAAGAAGCTCAAGCGGTCTGA
- a CDS encoding VRR-NUC domain-containing protein — translation MRRPEQDMQRIVARWLTLALDPRCARFCHVPNGGARSPAEGKIFKSMGVRAGVPDLLIEWHVDATPINAAYIDHGWIEMKAGKGRLTAEQDAFLGQTVLWRGHAALCRSLDEVQATLRGWGVPLRIIGK, via the coding sequence ATGCGCCGCCCCGAGCAGGACATGCAGCGGATAGTGGCCAGGTGGCTGACCCTTGCGCTGGACCCGCGATGCGCGCGGTTTTGTCATGTCCCGAATGGCGGGGCACGAAGCCCGGCGGAGGGCAAGATATTCAAAAGCATGGGCGTCCGCGCTGGTGTCCCTGATCTGCTGATCGAGTGGCATGTCGATGCCACCCCCATCAACGCAGCCTATATCGACCACGGCTGGATCGAGATGAAGGCCGGTAAAGGCCGCCTGACGGCGGAACAGGACGCCTTCCTGGGCCAAACGGTCCTGTGGCGCGGCCATGCCGCCCTATGCCGCAGCCTGGACGAGGTTCAAGCCACCCTGCGCGGCTGGGGCGTGCCACTGAGGATAATCGGCAAATAA
- a CDS encoding helix-turn-helix domain-containing protein: MSIKLMSAAWYAPLPQKEKIVLLALADNANDEGVCWPSISNVALKCSVSERTAQYAIRALEQNGYLKTEKKPGSSSVYTITNPKTWRPLDAAGHLSSGDGVQDLHPRKICTPANPANARNSGHALGGGVQDLHQGGAGFAPVQNLRQGVQDLHQGGAESASATIEPSLNHQEPSGGERAGALDPPPHPSDDQSGSNKPPDPLDQAVAAWNAMAVEAGLIKVLDLTPGRRRQLAARIAECGGMEGWRRAMARVGSSSFLTGENPRGWKTDLGFIIDPDHFAKLREGGYGGIDAAADPDTSHDLLDGIPDELREPLRRAKIGAEDARRWFRGCRINGSALLVPKLFTRDWIETNYGHLLRRVLGDGLQITVEAA; encoded by the coding sequence GTGAGTATCAAATTGATGTCGGCCGCATGGTATGCGCCGCTGCCGCAAAAAGAAAAGATCGTATTGCTGGCGCTGGCGGACAATGCCAATGACGAGGGTGTCTGCTGGCCCTCCATTTCCAACGTGGCCTTGAAGTGTTCGGTTAGTGAGCGAACTGCCCAATATGCTATCCGCGCGTTGGAGCAGAATGGTTACCTGAAAACGGAAAAGAAACCGGGATCGAGCAGCGTCTATACGATCACCAATCCCAAGACGTGGCGACCATTGGATGCCGCTGGACACCTCTCATCGGGTGATGGGGTGCAGGATTTGCACCCCCGCAAGATTTGCACCCCTGCAAACCCTGCAAATGCAAGGAATTCCGGCCATGCTTTGGGAGGAGGGGTGCAGGATTTGCACCAGGGGGGCGCAGGATTTGCACCGGTGCAGAATCTGCGCCAAGGGGTGCAGGATTTGCACCAGGGGGGTGCAGAATCAGCATCCGCTACTATAGAACCATCATTGAACCATCAAGAACCATCAGGGGGGGAGCGCGCGGGCGCGCTCGACCCACCCCCCCATCCATCCGACGATCAATCCGGATCGAATAAACCGCCTGACCCGCTGGACCAGGCCGTGGCAGCTTGGAACGCGATGGCGGTCGAGGCGGGGCTGATCAAGGTTTTGGATTTGACCCCCGGTCGGCGGCGGCAGCTGGCCGCACGGATTGCCGAATGCGGCGGGATGGAGGGCTGGCGCCGGGCCATGGCGCGGGTGGGCAGCAGCTCGTTTTTGACCGGCGAAAATCCGCGAGGATGGAAAACCGATTTGGGTTTCATCATCGATCCAGATCACTTCGCCAAACTGCGCGAGGGCGGGTATGGCGGGATCGATGCCGCCGCCGATCCTGATACCAGCCATGATCTGCTGGACGGCATCCCAGACGAGCTGCGCGAGCCGCTGCGCCGCGCCAAGATTGGGGCTGAGGACGCGCGCCGCTGGTTTCGCGGCTGTCGGATCAACGGATCGGCCCTGTTGGTCCCCAAGCTGTTCACGCGGGACTGGATCGAGACCAATTACGGCCACCTGCTGCGGCGTGTGCTGGGCGATGGGCTGCAAATCACGGTGGAGGCGGCTTGA